One window of the Eucalyptus grandis isolate ANBG69807.140 chromosome 8, ASM1654582v1, whole genome shotgun sequence genome contains the following:
- the LOC104456543 gene encoding 60S ribosomal protein L13a-2, whose protein sequence is MVSGSGICAKRVVVDARHHMLGRLASIVAKELLNGQRVVVVRCEEICMSGGLVRQKMKYMRFLRKRMNTKPSHGPIHFRAPAKIFWRTVRGMIPHKTKRGAGALARLKAYEGVPPPYDKTKRMVIPDALKVLRLQKGHKYCLLGRLSSEVGWNHYDTIRELEKKRKERAQAVYERKKQLTKLRVKAEKAAEEKLGSQVDILATVKY, encoded by the exons atggtgtCCGGGTCGGGTATCTGCGCGAAGCGCGTGGTGGTGGACGCGCGGCACCACATGCTGGGGCGGCTGGCGTCGATCGTGGCGAAGGAGCTCCTGAACGGGCAGCGCGTGGTGGTGGTCCGGTGCGAGGAGATCTGCATGTCCGGCGGCCTCGTCCGGCAGAAGATGAAGTACATGCGGTTCCTCCGGAAGCGCATGAACACCAAGCCCTCCCACGGCCCCATCCACTTCCGCGCCCCCGCCAAGATCTTCTGGCGCACCGTCCGCGG AATGATTCCGCATAAGACCAAGAGGGGAGCAGGTGCGCTCGCTCGGTTGAAGGCTTATGAGGGTGTCCCTCCTCCTTATGACAAGACGAAGAGAATGGTCATCCCTGATGCTCTCAA GGTGTTGAGGCTTCAAAAGGGGCACAAGTACTGCTTGTTGGGCCGCCTGTCTTCTGAAGTGGGATGGAACCATTATGACACCATCAGG GAGCtcgagaagaagagaaaggaaagggcTCAAGCCGTCTACGAGCGGAAGAAGCAGTTGACGAAGCTTAGAGTGAAGGCTGAAAAGGCTGCAGAGGAGAAGCTTGGCTCTCAAGTCGACATCCTTGCGACCGTGAAGTACTAG
- the LOC104456544 gene encoding cytochrome b5 translates to MGGEGKVYTLAQVSEHNTSKDCWLVIDGKVYDVTKFMEDHPGGDEVLLSSTGKDATDDFEDVGHSSSARAMMDDFYVGEIDASTIPARTKYTPPKQPQYNPDKTPEFVIKLLQFLVPLLILGLAFGVRFYTKSA, encoded by the exons ATGGGGGGAGAGGGCAAGGTGTACACTTTGGCTCAGGTTTCCGAGCACAACACGTCCAAGGACTGTTGGCTTGTCATCGATGGCAAG GTCTATGATGTGACTAAATTTATGGAAGATCATCCTGGTGGTGACGAGGTCTTGCTCTCCTCCACAG GGAAGGATGCGACTGATGATTTCGAGGATGTGGGTCATAGTAGCAGTGCCAGAGCAATGATGGATGATTTCTATGTTGGCGAGATTGATGCATCGACGATTCCTGCTAGGACCAAGTACACTCCTCCGAAGCAGCCTCAATACAACCCTGACAAAACTCCAGAGTTCGTCATTAAGCTACTGCAGTTTTTGGTCCCCTTGCTGATATTGGGATTGGCTTTTGGCGTTCGCTTCTACACAAAATCTGCTTGA
- the LOC104456545 gene encoding transcriptional corepressor LEUNIG_HOMOLOG-like isoform X1, giving the protein MAQSNWEADKMLDVYIHDYMLKRKLHASAKAFMTEGKVATEPVAIDAPGGFLFEWWSVFWDIFIARTNAKHSDAAAAYIEVQQVKAREQQQLQMQHLQLVQQRNAQLQRRDPNHPTLGGSLNNAHSEGMMGQASPSLLAMKMMYGERMKHPHAMDLETSPAMIDANRMAHMKAATDRQGQLIQANTVTMPSSLQQTAPQSTLATLCNQWSLQDVKSEINVGATQKSSAMDPSSIYGQLLQSKSSPVPSGLNQGLTGLPLKGWPLTGLDQIRSNVGGQMQKSAQPNQNQFLLTSQQQPQAQPQAQSGLGNSNTLSDMDSRRFGGLPRGGSNGKDNQSTKNDGSTSFPVRSSSPKNRKRKQNSSSGAANSTGTGPCPSPSSPPSTHTPGDGVNTASSLQCTNGAAKSMTIHAPEGSGGPASSTNLLEDAERFGDVGSLDDNVESLLSHESGDGSNVYGTVKLSPPEPQKESSKSFTFAEVGCIRTRNSKITCCHFSSDGKLLASGGHDKKVVIWNMNTLLTVSTPEEHKSVITDIRFRPNSSQLATASVDKSVRLWDAARPNICVEAYTSHSSPVMSLDFHPNKTDLLCFCDSDNEIRYWSVNPFSCKRISKGGTAQVRFQPRVGQLLAAASDKVVTIFDVETDRQIRSLQGHPDLVNYISWDASGDRLASVSQNLVKIWSLTRGECIQELSSIENQFHSCVFHPSYPNLLVIGGFSSLELWNIAENKKLSVRAHENIISALAQSPVTGMVASASHDCSVKIWK; this is encoded by the exons ATGGCGCAAAGTAACTGGGAAGCCGATAAAAT GCTTGATGTATACATACACGATTATATGTTGAAGAGAAAATTGCACGCATCTGCTAAAGCTTTTATGACTGAAGGGAAAGTTGCCACTGAACCAGTAG CTATTGATGCACCGGGAGGATTTCTCTTTGAGTGGTGGTCTGTCTTCTGGGACATATTCATTGCAAGGACAAATGCCAAGCATTCTGATGCTGCTGCAGCTTACATAGAG GTACAGCAAGTAAAGGCTAGGGAGCAACAACAGCTTCAAATGCAGCATTTACAACTTGTGCAGCAGAGAAATGCACAGCTACAGCGGAGGGATCCTAATCATCCCACTCTTGGTGGTTCTCTCAACAATGCACACTCTGAAGGAATGATGGGGCAGGCATCACCAAGTCTGTTGGCCATGAAGATGATGTACGGGGAACGCATGAAACACCCTCATGCGATGGATTTAGAAACTTCTCCAGCTATGATTGATGCCAATAGAATGGCCCATATGAAAGCAGCAACAGATCGTCAAGG CCAGTTGATTCAAGCTAATACTGTGACCATGCCATCATCTTTGCAGCAAACGGCACCACAATCTACCCTCGCTACC TTATGCAATCAATGGAGCTTGCAGGatgtcaaaagtgaaattaacgtGGGTGCAACTCAAAAGTCTTCAGCCATGGATCCTTCATCTATATATGGACAACTTCTACAATCAAAATCGAGTCCTGTTCCTTCAG GATTAAATCAAGGGCTAACTGGCCTTCCTCTGAAAGGTTGGCCTTTAACC GGACTTGATCAAATACGGTCAAATGTTGGTGGTCAAATGCAGAAATCTGCCCAGCCAAACCAAAATCAGTTTCTCTTGACATCACAACAGCAGCCCCAGGCACAACCTCAGGCACAAAGTGGTCTTGGGAATTCAAATACCTTAAGTGACATGGATTCCCGGCGGTTTGGTGGACTGCCTAGAGGTGGCTCAAATGGAAAAGATaatcaatccacaaaaaatGATGGATCTACAAGCTTTCCAGTGCGATCAAGTTCGCCAAAG aataggaaaagaaaacaaaattcatCTTCAGGGGCTGCTAACAGCACTGGCACAGGACCGTGTCCTTCACCAAGCTCTCCACCATCGACTCACACACCTGGTGATGGAGTAAATACAGCAAGCAGTCTACAGTGCACTAATGGTGCTGCAAAAAGCATGACCATTCATGCCCCTGAGGGGAGTGGAGGTCCTGCATCCTCAACAAACCTACTG GAAGATGCGGAACGTTTTGGAGATGTTGGGTCTTTGGATGATAATGTGGAATCTCTTCTGTCACATGAGAGCGGAGACGGAAGTAATGTTTATGGAACAGTAAAGCTGAGCCCTCCTGAGCCTCAGAAAGAGTCCTCTAAGA GTTTCACTTTTGCTGAAGTTGGTTGTATAAGAACAAGAAATAGCAAAATCACATGCTGTCATTTCTCTTCAGATGGAAAGTTACTCGCTAGTGGTGGTCATGACAAGAAG GTGGTCATTTGGAACATGAATACGCTTCTAACGGTGAGCACGCCTGAGGAGCACAAATCAGTTATAACCGATATTCGCTTTAGACCAAATTCGTCTCAACTTGCGACAGCTTCAGTTGATAAATCCGTGCGACTTTGGGATGCTGCACGT CCAAATATTTGTGTGGAGGCTTATACTTCCCATAGTTCACCAGTTATGTCACTCGATTTCCACCCAAATAAGACCGACCTCTTATGTTTCTGTGATAGTGACAATGAAATCCGCTATTGGAGCGTCAATCCATTCTCATGCAAACGAATATCCAAG GGAGGCACCGCACAAGTAAGATTTCAGCCAAGAGTTGGACAGCTACTGGCAGCAGCATCAGACAAAGTCGTAACCATCTTTGACGTCGAAACTGACCGGCAAATTCGCTCATTGCAG GGACATCCTGATTTGGTAAACTATATCAGCTGGGATGCAAGTGGAGATCGCTTGGCATCTGTCAGTCAGAACCTGGTAAAGATTTGGTCCTTGACTAGAGGAGAGTGCATCCAGGAGCTGAGCTCAATAGAAAACCAATTCCACTCCTGTGTATTTCATCCCAGCTACCCCAATCTCTTGGTGATTGGTGGATTCTCG TCCTTGGAGCTGTGGAACATAGCTGAGAACAAGAAATTGTCTGTTCGAGCGCATGAGAATATTATCTCAGCTTTGGCACAGTCGCCTGTGACTGGAATGGTTGCCTCTGCGAGTCACGACTGCTCTGTCAAGATATGGAAGTAG
- the LOC104456545 gene encoding transcriptional corepressor LEUNIG_HOMOLOG-like isoform X2: protein MAQSNWEADKMLDVYIHDYMLKRKLHASAKAFMTEGKVATEPVAIDAPGGFLFEWWSVFWDIFIARTNAKHSDAAAAYIEVQQVKAREQQQLQMQHLQLVQQRNAQLQRRDPNHPTLGGSLNNAHSEGMMGQASPSLLAMKMMYGERMKHPHAMDLETSPAMIDANRMAHMKAATDRQGQLIQANTVTMPSSLQQTAPQSTLATDVKSEINVGATQKSSAMDPSSIYGQLLQSKSSPVPSGLNQGLTGLPLKGWPLTGLDQIRSNVGGQMQKSAQPNQNQFLLTSQQQPQAQPQAQSGLGNSNTLSDMDSRRFGGLPRGGSNGKDNQSTKNDGSTSFPVRSSSPKNRKRKQNSSSGAANSTGTGPCPSPSSPPSTHTPGDGVNTASSLQCTNGAAKSMTIHAPEGSGGPASSTNLLEDAERFGDVGSLDDNVESLLSHESGDGSNVYGTVKLSPPEPQKESSKSFTFAEVGCIRTRNSKITCCHFSSDGKLLASGGHDKKVVIWNMNTLLTVSTPEEHKSVITDIRFRPNSSQLATASVDKSVRLWDAARPNICVEAYTSHSSPVMSLDFHPNKTDLLCFCDSDNEIRYWSVNPFSCKRISKGGTAQVRFQPRVGQLLAAASDKVVTIFDVETDRQIRSLQGHPDLVNYISWDASGDRLASVSQNLVKIWSLTRGECIQELSSIENQFHSCVFHPSYPNLLVIGGFSSLELWNIAENKKLSVRAHENIISALAQSPVTGMVASASHDCSVKIWK, encoded by the exons ATGGCGCAAAGTAACTGGGAAGCCGATAAAAT GCTTGATGTATACATACACGATTATATGTTGAAGAGAAAATTGCACGCATCTGCTAAAGCTTTTATGACTGAAGGGAAAGTTGCCACTGAACCAGTAG CTATTGATGCACCGGGAGGATTTCTCTTTGAGTGGTGGTCTGTCTTCTGGGACATATTCATTGCAAGGACAAATGCCAAGCATTCTGATGCTGCTGCAGCTTACATAGAG GTACAGCAAGTAAAGGCTAGGGAGCAACAACAGCTTCAAATGCAGCATTTACAACTTGTGCAGCAGAGAAATGCACAGCTACAGCGGAGGGATCCTAATCATCCCACTCTTGGTGGTTCTCTCAACAATGCACACTCTGAAGGAATGATGGGGCAGGCATCACCAAGTCTGTTGGCCATGAAGATGATGTACGGGGAACGCATGAAACACCCTCATGCGATGGATTTAGAAACTTCTCCAGCTATGATTGATGCCAATAGAATGGCCCATATGAAAGCAGCAACAGATCGTCAAGG CCAGTTGATTCAAGCTAATACTGTGACCATGCCATCATCTTTGCAGCAAACGGCACCACAATCTACCCTCGCTACC GatgtcaaaagtgaaattaacgtGGGTGCAACTCAAAAGTCTTCAGCCATGGATCCTTCATCTATATATGGACAACTTCTACAATCAAAATCGAGTCCTGTTCCTTCAG GATTAAATCAAGGGCTAACTGGCCTTCCTCTGAAAGGTTGGCCTTTAACC GGACTTGATCAAATACGGTCAAATGTTGGTGGTCAAATGCAGAAATCTGCCCAGCCAAACCAAAATCAGTTTCTCTTGACATCACAACAGCAGCCCCAGGCACAACCTCAGGCACAAAGTGGTCTTGGGAATTCAAATACCTTAAGTGACATGGATTCCCGGCGGTTTGGTGGACTGCCTAGAGGTGGCTCAAATGGAAAAGATaatcaatccacaaaaaatGATGGATCTACAAGCTTTCCAGTGCGATCAAGTTCGCCAAAG aataggaaaagaaaacaaaattcatCTTCAGGGGCTGCTAACAGCACTGGCACAGGACCGTGTCCTTCACCAAGCTCTCCACCATCGACTCACACACCTGGTGATGGAGTAAATACAGCAAGCAGTCTACAGTGCACTAATGGTGCTGCAAAAAGCATGACCATTCATGCCCCTGAGGGGAGTGGAGGTCCTGCATCCTCAACAAACCTACTG GAAGATGCGGAACGTTTTGGAGATGTTGGGTCTTTGGATGATAATGTGGAATCTCTTCTGTCACATGAGAGCGGAGACGGAAGTAATGTTTATGGAACAGTAAAGCTGAGCCCTCCTGAGCCTCAGAAAGAGTCCTCTAAGA GTTTCACTTTTGCTGAAGTTGGTTGTATAAGAACAAGAAATAGCAAAATCACATGCTGTCATTTCTCTTCAGATGGAAAGTTACTCGCTAGTGGTGGTCATGACAAGAAG GTGGTCATTTGGAACATGAATACGCTTCTAACGGTGAGCACGCCTGAGGAGCACAAATCAGTTATAACCGATATTCGCTTTAGACCAAATTCGTCTCAACTTGCGACAGCTTCAGTTGATAAATCCGTGCGACTTTGGGATGCTGCACGT CCAAATATTTGTGTGGAGGCTTATACTTCCCATAGTTCACCAGTTATGTCACTCGATTTCCACCCAAATAAGACCGACCTCTTATGTTTCTGTGATAGTGACAATGAAATCCGCTATTGGAGCGTCAATCCATTCTCATGCAAACGAATATCCAAG GGAGGCACCGCACAAGTAAGATTTCAGCCAAGAGTTGGACAGCTACTGGCAGCAGCATCAGACAAAGTCGTAACCATCTTTGACGTCGAAACTGACCGGCAAATTCGCTCATTGCAG GGACATCCTGATTTGGTAAACTATATCAGCTGGGATGCAAGTGGAGATCGCTTGGCATCTGTCAGTCAGAACCTGGTAAAGATTTGGTCCTTGACTAGAGGAGAGTGCATCCAGGAGCTGAGCTCAATAGAAAACCAATTCCACTCCTGTGTATTTCATCCCAGCTACCCCAATCTCTTGGTGATTGGTGGATTCTCG TCCTTGGAGCTGTGGAACATAGCTGAGAACAAGAAATTGTCTGTTCGAGCGCATGAGAATATTATCTCAGCTTTGGCACAGTCGCCTGTGACTGGAATGGTTGCCTCTGCGAGTCACGACTGCTCTGTCAAGATATGGAAGTAG
- the LOC104456546 gene encoding uncharacterized protein At4g13200, chloroplastic, whose product MSCGMSARCLNTTTAAVISPKPMGESGNHGGGRFSSPPFSFFSRSSVSVSPPTPRFAGSLISQRTSVRRDSSTRPGGPPPGGNESRTVLDAFFLGKALAEALNERVESVVGEFLSTVGRLQAEQQKQVQEFQEDVFERAKKAKEKAAREAMEAQGLIPTSAAANTANGSVVSPTSSSTPNSVSPSVGSNADYDGNDPVVGVSNDG is encoded by the exons ATGAGCTGCGGGATGTCTGCTCGTTGCCTGAACACCACGACCGCCGCCGTAATCTCTCCGAAGCCCATGGGCGAGTCGGGCAATCACGGCGGCGGCCGCTTCTCTTCTCCGCCATTCTCGTTCTTCTCGCGAAGCTCCGTCTCCGTCTCTCCTCCGACGCCGCGTTTCGCGGGGAGCCTCATTTCGCAGAGGACGAGCGTCCGGCGCGATAGCAGCACGAGACCCGGCGGCCCTCCTCCAG GTGGAAATGAGAGTAGAACTGTGTTGGATGCTTTCTTCTTGGGGAAGGCTCTGGCTGAAGCACTGAACGAGCGTGTTGAGTCTGTGGTCGGGGAGTTCTTGAGCACAGTCGGGAGGTTACAAGCTGAACAACAGAAGCAAGTGCAAGAATTCCAG GAAGATGTGTTTGAAAGAGCCAAAAAGGCCAAGGAAAAGGCAGCCCGTGAAGCAATGGAAGCTCAGGGGCTGATTCCAACATCTGCTGCAGCAAATACAGCAAACGGCAGTGTCGTTTCACCCACCTCGTCCTCAACTCCCAATTCGGTTTCTCCTTCAGTTGGCTCAAATGCAGATTATGATGGCAATGACCCTGTTGTAGGTGTATCCAATGATGGATGA
- the LOC104456548 gene encoding vesicle-associated membrane protein 722, with amino-acid sequence MGQQSLIYSFVARGTVILADYTEFTGNFTSVAFQCLQKLPATNNKFTYSCDGHTFNFLVDDGFTYCVVAVESVGRQVPIAFLERVKDDFTKRYGGGKAATAVAKSLNKEFGSKLKEQMQYCVDHPEEISKLAKVKAQVSEVKGVMMENIEKVLDRGEKIELLVDKTENLRSQAQDFRQQGTQIRRKMWLQNMKIKLIVLGILIALILIIVLSICGNGKCK; translated from the exons ATGGGGCAGCAGTCGCTGATCTACAGCTTCGTGGCGCGGGGGACGGTGATCCTGGCGGACTACACGGAGTTCACCGGCAACTTCACCAGCGTCGCCTTCCAGTGCCTCCAGAAGCTCCCCGCCACCAACAACAAGTTCACCTACAGCTGCGACGGCCACACCTTCAACTTCCTCGTCGACGACGGCTTCA CATACTGTGTGGTGGCCGTTGAATCTGTCGGTCGGCAAGTTCCAATTGCTTTCCTTGAGCGAGTCAAGGATGATTTTACAAAGAGATATGGCGGTGGAAAAGCTGCAACTGCAGTTGCCAAAAGCCTAAACAAGGAATTTGG GTCCAAATTGAAGGAGCAGATGCAGTACTGTGTGGATCATCCAGAGGAGATCAGCAAGCTTGCTAAAGTAAAAGCCCAGGTTTCAGAAGTAAAAGGAGTTATGATGGAAAATATCGAGAAA GTTCTTGATCGTGGAGAGAAAATTGAGCTTCTGGTCGACAAAACTGAGAACCTCCGATCCCAG GCACAAGATTTCAGGCAGCAGGGTACTCAGATCAGAAGGAAGATGTGGCTGCAGAACATGAAGATCAAGCTGATCGTACTCGGCATTTTGATCGCTTTGATTCTCATCATCGTCTTATCCATTTGTGGCAATGGcaaatgtaaataa
- the LOC104456547 gene encoding LOW QUALITY PROTEIN: pantoate--beta-alanine ligase (The sequence of the model RefSeq protein was modified relative to this genomic sequence to represent the inferred CDS: inserted 1 base in 1 codon): protein MAAPPKEPLVITDKAEMREWSRSARRQGRTIALVPTMGFLHEGHLSLVREARRRADAVVVSVYVNPGQFAPSEDLSTYPSDFEGDLGKLRAVPGGXDVVFRPQNLYDYGQREVGGSGVESDNGSVSCLEEKGMGHEAWVRVERLEKGMCGKSRPVFFRGVATVVTKLFNIVEPDVSVFGKKDYQQWRIIRRLVQDLDFSIQVIGSEVMRDHDGLALSSRNVHLSPEEREKALSISRSLSRAKSAAEKGQVNCQNLKDSVIQAIQEAGGKIDYAEIVDQESLEAVEEIRSPVVFCVAAWFGKVRLIDNIEINV, encoded by the exons ATGGCGGCGCCCCCCAAGGAGCCGCTGGTCATCACCGACAAGGCCGAGATGCGGGAGTGGTCGAGGTCCGCGCGGCGCCAGGGCAGGACCATCGCCCTCGTGCCCACCATGGGTTTCCTCCACGAGGGCCACCTGTCCCTCGTCCGGGAGGCCCGCCGCCGCGCCGACGCCGTCGTGGTCTCCGTCTACGTGAACCCCGGCCAGTTCGCCCCCTCCGAGGACCTCTCGACGTACCCATCTGATTTCGAGGGCGACCTGGGCAAGCTCAGGGCCGTCCCCGGCG TGGACGTCGTCTTTCGTCCCCAGAATCTTTACGACTACGGTCAACGCGAGGTCGGTGGCTCTGGCGTTGAGAGCGATAATGGGTCCGTGTCTTGTTTGGAGGAGAAGGGCATGGGGCACGAGGCGTGGGTGAGGGTGGAGAGGTTGGAGAAGGGCATGTGCGGGAAGAGCAGGCCCGTGTTCTTTCGAGGGGTGGCCACTGTGGTCACCAAGCTGTTCAACATTGTGGAGCCGGATGTGAGTGTTTTCGGGAAGAAGGATTACCAGCAGTGGCGGATCATTCGGCGGTTG GTTCAAGATCTTGACTTTTCCATACAAGTGATAGGTTCTGAGGTCATGCGAGATCATGATGGCCTTGCGCTAAGCTCACGCAATGTGCATCTCTCACctgaagaaagggaaaag GCATTGTCCATAAGCAGGTCATTGTCAAGAGCTAAATCTGCTGCGGAAAAGGGTCAAGTTAACTGCCAAAATCTAAAGGACTCCGTCATCCAAGCAATACAGGAAGCTGGTGGGAAGATTGATTATGCTGAG ATTGTAGATCAAGAGAGTTTAGAGGCAGTTGAAGAAATCAGGAGCCCCGTCGTCTTCTGTGTCGCCGCCTGGTTTGGGAAGGTCAGGCTGATTGATAACATAGAAATCAATGTATGA